From a region of the Aeoliella mucimassa genome:
- a CDS encoding S1C family serine protease has product MSLPEQNPSAAPPANAEGSNPNLTFLLVLLVVLVVVLAGPFLLGRFQYANTKARMQAEVEVATNQLTKVSAKLNDLSLASRLVAKRVSPSVVSIHRADMQGNEGQGSGVVVDNEGYIITNYHVVEGATGLHVILADGRVDYEPIVVGGDKRIDLALIKVNQPDLIAAEWGESDSLEVGDLVWAVGSPFGLDHTVTFGIVSAKQRRSMTGIQSNPFQEFLQTDVAINPGNSGGPLVDLDGRVVGINTAIVGQVYQGVSLSIPSQLARETYLKLKEDGWIERGYLGVEPHMLTDLRRRHYDLKPGEGVLAAKVSSLTPAERAGLRAGDVILKWNEHNASDPFLLTQAIADTPVGSKAQMLVRRIVQGVPTDVDLEVTVGAAPRLERLTQ; this is encoded by the coding sequence ATGTCTCTTCCCGAGCAAAATCCTAGCGCTGCGCCTCCAGCCAATGCTGAAGGTAGCAATCCTAATTTAACGTTCCTGCTGGTGCTGTTAGTGGTACTGGTGGTCGTGCTGGCGGGACCCTTCCTGCTCGGACGCTTCCAGTACGCAAACACCAAGGCCCGCATGCAGGCCGAGGTGGAAGTTGCCACCAATCAGCTCACCAAGGTGAGCGCGAAGCTCAACGACCTGTCGCTCGCTTCGCGGCTAGTCGCCAAACGGGTTTCGCCCAGCGTGGTGAGCATCCATCGGGCCGATATGCAAGGCAACGAAGGCCAAGGCTCCGGAGTAGTCGTCGATAACGAAGGCTACATCATCACCAATTACCACGTGGTCGAAGGGGCCACGGGGCTGCATGTGATTCTGGCCGACGGCCGAGTCGATTACGAACCGATTGTCGTTGGCGGCGACAAACGTATCGATCTGGCACTGATTAAAGTCAATCAACCCGACCTGATCGCCGCCGAGTGGGGCGAGAGCGATTCGCTCGAAGTCGGCGACCTGGTGTGGGCGGTCGGCAGTCCCTTTGGGCTCGACCACACGGTGACCTTCGGCATCGTGAGTGCCAAGCAGCGTCGCAGCATGACTGGCATTCAGTCGAACCCCTTCCAGGAGTTCCTGCAGACCGACGTGGCCATTAACCCTGGTAACAGCGGTGGACCGTTGGTCGATCTCGATGGCCGGGTGGTCGGTATTAACACCGCGATTGTTGGTCAGGTGTATCAAGGCGTTAGCCTTTCGATTCCCAGCCAATTGGCCCGCGAGACCTACCTGAAGCTCAAAGAAGATGGCTGGATTGAGCGGGGGTACCTGGGGGTCGAGCCGCACATGCTTACCGACCTGCGTCGCCGGCACTACGACCTCAAGCCAGGCGAAGGGGTGTTGGCCGCCAAGGTGTCGTCGCTCACTCCTGCCGAGCGGGCAGGGCTGCGAGCAGGCGACGTGATTCTCAAATGGAACGAGCACAACGCCAGCGATCCGTTCCTGCTCACCCAGGCGATTGCCGACACTCCGGTCGGCTCGAAGGCCCAGATGCTGGTGCGCCGCATCGTGCAAGGCGTCCCGACCGACGTTGATCTCGAAGTCACGGTCGGCGCAGCCCCCCGTCTCGAACGGCTCACGCAGTAA
- a CDS encoding ATP dependent DNA ligase, whose protein sequence is MSNLEDSNAGLLETPATGSLDPAYEGPRCKRCESPMDEEQPVCFECGYHTTLGITVEIDREWEAAANPDSAPAPQQQDTWQEITQSIPSWAATLAVPNVVIIAMSLAVRLLIPRESIILEFWGVWQLAIGLMATLVLHVTCFIMTASTDSDIGIFDLLVKPLKPWWRTFAHLPERLWLAIGGTCGVTLALSAVLIIGGIQWDRLWDWGIKAPAKQSLVSAIAAAAANGPANDDGLEQAVGDFAGGAAGGITGDEASGNDDELATPRLDADCLIVGFQLNDREEVAKLVLATEQYGKLTYAGSLTPTLEPDESRKLAKRLQKAITSQPILKLSQTATWVEPRFTCRVSYTKQSDSGRLINAEWKELLPEINMPW, encoded by the coding sequence ATGTCAAATTTAGAGGATTCCAACGCTGGCTTGCTCGAAACGCCGGCGACCGGTTCGCTCGACCCCGCTTACGAGGGGCCTCGCTGCAAGCGGTGCGAGTCGCCGATGGACGAAGAGCAGCCGGTTTGCTTTGAGTGTGGGTACCACACGACGCTCGGAATTACCGTTGAAATCGACCGCGAGTGGGAAGCCGCGGCCAATCCCGACTCGGCCCCTGCCCCGCAGCAGCAAGACACCTGGCAGGAGATCACGCAGTCGATCCCCAGCTGGGCGGCCACCCTGGCGGTGCCGAACGTGGTGATCATCGCCATGTCGCTCGCGGTGCGACTGTTGATCCCCCGCGAAAGCATCATCCTGGAATTCTGGGGAGTCTGGCAGCTGGCGATCGGCCTAATGGCCACGCTGGTACTGCATGTAACCTGCTTCATCATGACCGCTTCGACCGATAGCGACATTGGCATCTTCGACCTGCTCGTCAAGCCGCTCAAGCCCTGGTGGCGGACCTTCGCCCACCTGCCCGAGCGGCTTTGGCTGGCGATCGGCGGCACCTGCGGCGTGACGCTGGCGCTATCGGCCGTGCTGATCATCGGCGGCATTCAATGGGACCGCCTGTGGGACTGGGGCATCAAGGCCCCCGCGAAGCAGAGCCTGGTATCGGCCATCGCCGCTGCGGCAGCCAACGGCCCCGCGAACGACGATGGACTGGAACAAGCGGTCGGAGACTTTGCCGGCGGAGCCGCTGGCGGCATTACCGGCGACGAAGCATCCGGCAACGACGACGAGTTGGCCACCCCACGCTTGGATGCCGATTGCTTGATCGTCGGCTTTCAACTGAACGATCGAGAAGAGGTCGCCAAGCTGGTGCTCGCGACCGAACAGTATGGCAAGCTCACCTACGCTGGCAGTTTGACTCCCACGCTGGAACCCGACGAGAGTCGCAAACTTGCCAAGCGGTTGCAGAAGGCGATCACCAGTCAGCCGATTCTCAAGCTGTCGCAAACGGCCACTTGGGTCGAACCGCGATTCACTTGCCGAGTGAGCTACACCAAGCAGTCCGACAGCGGGCGGCTGATCAACGCCGAATGGAAAGAGCTGCTGCCCGAAATCAATATGCCCTGGTAA
- the aat gene encoding leucyl/phenylalanyl-tRNA--protein transferase, which translates to MSSKPPTFKPSRRPRFFPPPESASPEGAVVMGGDLNAELLLDAYSHGIFPWPHSDDEPLVWWSLDPRAIIEFDDFRPSQRVLRRLRSGQFRASIDTDFAGVMHGCAEGPGREGGTWITPNMIRGYTHLHHLGFAHSVEIRNAEGQLVGGTYGVAIGGLFAAESMFHLERDASTAALASLIAHLKSRGYGLLDVQQWTPHTGRLGASEIPRREYLERVAFEVSRKVSFGTRIEGDPQTLR; encoded by the coding sequence ATGAGTAGCAAGCCACCGACCTTCAAGCCGAGCCGACGGCCCCGGTTCTTTCCCCCGCCCGAATCGGCCTCGCCCGAAGGCGCAGTGGTGATGGGGGGCGATTTGAACGCCGAGTTGCTGCTCGATGCATACAGCCATGGCATCTTTCCGTGGCCACACTCCGACGACGAACCACTGGTGTGGTGGTCGCTCGACCCGCGGGCGATCATCGAGTTCGACGACTTCCGCCCATCGCAGCGGGTGCTCCGCCGGCTTCGCTCCGGGCAGTTTCGCGCGTCGATCGATACCGACTTCGCTGGCGTGATGCATGGCTGCGCCGAAGGCCCTGGCCGCGAGGGGGGCACCTGGATCACTCCCAACATGATCCGCGGCTATACCCACCTGCACCATCTTGGCTTCGCCCATAGCGTCGAGATTCGCAATGCCGAAGGCCAGCTGGTCGGCGGCACCTACGGTGTGGCGATCGGCGGGCTGTTCGCTGCCGAGAGCATGTTCCACCTCGAGCGAGACGCCTCGACAGCCGCCCTGGCGTCGCTCATTGCGCACCTCAAGTCGCGGGGCTACGGGCTACTCGACGTGCAGCAATGGACTCCCCATACGGGACGGTTAGGCGCCAGCGAGATTCCCCGCCGGGAGTACCTGGAGCGGGTCGCGTTTGAAGTGTCCCGCAAAGTGTCGTTCGGCACTCGCATCGAAGGCGATCCGCAAACCCTGCGTTAG